A part of Paenibacillus sp. IHBB 10380 genomic DNA contains:
- a CDS encoding YggS family pyridoxal phosphate-dependent enzyme, which translates to MGHLVEENLKTVRQQMELACQASGRKIEDVQLLLATKTVPLEKLQMAIQAGETLFGENKAQELRDKFPLMQQYNQVEWHFIGHLQTNKVKDVVKYVTLIHSVDRLKLGQVLHHQLVKENKTMDILVQINTSYEESKFGTPPETTLELVEQLSKFETLNVKGLMTIGKLNATNDETRHCFRLLKSIQTQIREKKFPRVEMDILSMGMSGDFKVAIEEGATIIRVGTSVFGQRYLPDSYYWNENARQDD; encoded by the coding sequence ATGGGCCATCTAGTTGAAGAGAATCTCAAAACCGTGAGGCAGCAGATGGAATTGGCTTGCCAAGCCTCGGGGCGCAAGATAGAGGACGTGCAATTGTTGTTGGCGACCAAAACAGTACCGCTTGAAAAATTGCAAATGGCTATACAAGCGGGTGAGACTCTATTTGGGGAAAACAAAGCGCAAGAACTTCGGGACAAATTTCCACTTATGCAGCAGTATAATCAGGTGGAATGGCATTTTATCGGACATCTGCAAACGAATAAAGTGAAGGACGTTGTCAAATATGTTACGCTCATTCATTCTGTGGACCGCTTGAAATTGGGGCAGGTCCTGCACCATCAGCTCGTCAAAGAGAACAAGACCATGGATATTCTGGTACAAATCAACACGTCCTACGAAGAAAGTAAATTTGGTACTCCTCCGGAAACGACGCTGGAGTTGGTGGAACAATTGTCCAAGTTCGAAACGTTAAACGTGAAAGGCTTAATGACGATTGGAAAACTGAATGCTACAAACGACGAGACCCGGCACTGCTTCCGATTATTAAAATCTATTCAAACACAGATTAGGGAGAAAAAGTTTCCGCGTGTAGAAATGGATATCCTCTCGATGGGCATGTCCGGTGATTTCAAGGTGGCCATCGAAGAAGGAGCTACCATCATCCGCGTAGGGACGAGCGTAT